In Cupriavidus taiwanensis, the following proteins share a genomic window:
- a CDS encoding DUF1801 domain-containing protein, protein MQPSEQIDQLIAGLADWRGQTLASLRKAILAADSGIVEEWKWMGSPVWSRDGMIAVANAHKAKVKVTFTNGASLPDPDHLFNAGLGGSKWRAIDFAEGDKIDARALKALVRAAIAFNQGKAKKKAPARTRAQASQQDDA, encoded by the coding sequence ATGCAGCCATCTGAACAGATCGACCAGCTGATCGCGGGCCTGGCCGACTGGCGCGGCCAGACCCTGGCCAGCCTGCGCAAGGCCATCCTTGCCGCAGACAGCGGCATCGTCGAGGAATGGAAATGGATGGGCAGCCCGGTATGGTCGCGCGACGGCATGATCGCCGTCGCCAACGCCCACAAGGCCAAGGTAAAGGTTACCTTTACCAACGGCGCCAGCCTGCCCGACCCGGACCACCTTTTCAACGCCGGCCTGGGCGGCAGCAAATGGCGCGCGATCGACTTCGCCGAGGGCGACAAGATCGATGCGCGCGCGCTCAAGGCCCTGGTCCGCGCCGCGATCGCATTCAACCAGGGCAAGGCGAAGAAAAAAGCGCCGGCGCGCACCCGGGCACAGGCCAGCCAGCAAGACGACGCTTGA
- a CDS encoding Bug family tripartite tricarboxylate transporter substrate binding protein: MDRRQFLGATAFAVAAGVAPHALAQQWPARAIRLVVAYPPGGGTDVVARLFADYLARVVGQSVVVENKPGGATIPATQDVIRAKNDGQTLLVTLGSSATSGAHINRVPYDPLTDLTALAELGRAPVLLAANKDAPYNTLKELVAYAKANPGKPIHSASYGPGTSSHFGPLLFNRLAGTNLEPVLYKGSAPATQDLVGGVVPLMIDGLTTGVPLYQSGKTKVLATTIPERSELAPGAPTFRELGYPEMEQLSGYFALFGPKAMPRETVEAVSAAVRKVLADPAYQKRLAGVGVLPPQAVTPDAFAAQIRADHARWGQFIKDIGFKIEGS; the protein is encoded by the coding sequence ATGGATCGTCGACAGTTCCTGGGCGCCACCGCATTCGCGGTGGCCGCCGGCGTGGCGCCGCACGCGCTGGCCCAGCAATGGCCCGCGCGCGCCATCCGGCTGGTGGTGGCCTATCCGCCGGGCGGCGGCACCGACGTGGTGGCGCGCCTGTTCGCCGACTACCTCGCACGCGTGGTCGGACAGTCGGTGGTGGTGGAGAACAAGCCCGGCGGTGCCACCATTCCCGCCACGCAGGACGTGATCCGCGCGAAGAACGACGGCCAGACCCTGCTGGTGACGCTGGGCTCTTCGGCCACCTCGGGCGCGCATATCAACCGCGTTCCCTACGATCCCTTGACCGACCTGACCGCGCTCGCCGAACTCGGCCGCGCGCCAGTGCTGCTGGCCGCCAACAAGGATGCGCCGTACAACACGCTGAAGGAACTGGTGGCCTACGCCAAGGCGAATCCGGGCAAGCCGATCCACTCGGCCTCGTACGGTCCGGGCACGTCGTCACACTTCGGCCCGCTGCTGTTCAACCGGCTCGCCGGCACCAATCTCGAACCGGTGCTGTACAAGGGGTCCGCGCCTGCCACGCAGGATCTGGTGGGCGGCGTGGTGCCGCTGATGATCGACGGCCTGACCACCGGCGTGCCGCTGTACCAGTCCGGCAAGACCAAGGTGCTGGCCACCACCATCCCGGAACGCTCCGAGCTCGCGCCCGGCGCGCCCACGTTCCGCGAACTGGGCTACCCCGAGATGGAGCAGCTCAGCGGCTATTTCGCGCTGTTTGGCCCCAAGGCCATGCCCCGCGAGACGGTGGAGGCGGTCTCCGCCGCGGTGCGCAAGGTGCTGGCCGATCCCGCCTACCAGAAGCGGCTGGCGGGCGTGGGCGTGCTGCCGCCGCAGGCGGTCACGCCCGATGCGTTTGCCGCGCAGATCCGCGCCGACCACGCGCGCTGGGGGCAGTTCATCAAGGACATCGGCTTCAAGATCGAGGGAAGCTGA
- a CDS encoding ABC transporter ATP-binding protein/permease, with translation MSAVPEPQVADSTTPPGKRPATSTRHVWTRYWVIAKPYWVSQERWKAAGLLLVLILLLLGQTQAEVLINEQTGEFTSALAARDAERFWASIRTCLYILIVAIPVYAVYYYIRNTLGLHWRRWMTHHYLDGYFKNRIFYKLNADAGIDNPDQRISEDINTFTRQSLFFLSIGIGALLQLIAFSAVLWMISRELVYFLVVYAIAGTFVSIACFGRVLIGLNFYQLKREADFRFSLIRVRENAESIAFYRGEPQESSHVRGRFGKAFQNFERLIRWQLGLNMFQYGYGFLTILLPSAIVASRVLDGELEVGSAIRAAGAFAAVLNALTVIVDNFEDLSRFVAGLDRLDTFSSTLTGKKTTAPRAASTIESRQDSRLALEHVTLQTPNQERTLVTDLSVSISPGEGLLIVGASGGGKSSLMRAIAGLWNSGTGRIVRPAPQDMLFLPQHPYMVVGSLRSQLLYPNHVGRRVADDELLQLLDTVNLRDIAGRFGGLDTEVDWSKVLSLGEQQRLTIARVLLARPRYVMLDEATSALDIINEEALYQLLAGLQATLVSVSHRPTLLKYHHQVLELPGDGSWRLHPAKEYRFGW, from the coding sequence ATGAGCGCCGTGCCCGAGCCTCAGGTGGCCGACAGCACTACGCCCCCCGGCAAACGCCCCGCCACGTCGACGCGGCATGTCTGGACCCGCTATTGGGTGATTGCCAAACCCTACTGGGTCTCGCAGGAGCGATGGAAGGCCGCCGGCCTGCTGCTGGTGCTGATCCTGCTGCTGCTGGGCCAGACCCAGGCCGAGGTGCTGATCAACGAGCAGACCGGCGAATTCACCTCGGCGCTGGCGGCGCGCGACGCCGAGCGCTTCTGGGCCTCGATCCGCACCTGCCTGTATATCCTGATCGTCGCCATACCCGTCTACGCGGTCTATTACTACATTCGCAACACGCTGGGCCTGCACTGGCGGCGCTGGATGACCCACCATTACCTGGACGGATATTTCAAGAACCGCATTTTCTACAAGCTCAATGCGGATGCCGGCATCGACAATCCCGACCAGCGCATCTCCGAGGACATCAACACCTTTACGCGGCAGTCGCTGTTCTTCCTGTCGATCGGCATCGGGGCGCTGCTGCAGCTGATTGCGTTCAGCGCGGTGCTGTGGATGATCTCCAGGGAGCTGGTCTATTTCCTGGTGGTGTACGCGATTGCCGGCACCTTTGTCTCGATCGCCTGTTTCGGGCGGGTGCTGATCGGCCTGAATTTCTACCAGCTCAAGCGCGAGGCCGACTTCCGCTTCAGCCTGATCCGCGTGCGCGAGAACGCCGAATCGATTGCGTTCTATCGCGGCGAGCCGCAGGAGTCATCCCACGTGCGCGGGCGCTTCGGCAAGGCGTTCCAGAATTTCGAGCGGCTGATCCGGTGGCAGCTGGGGCTGAACATGTTCCAGTATGGCTATGGCTTCCTGACCATCCTGCTGCCCAGCGCGATCGTGGCCTCGCGCGTGCTGGACGGCGAGCTCGAGGTCGGCAGCGCGATCCGCGCCGCGGGCGCCTTCGCCGCCGTGCTGAACGCGCTGACGGTGATCGTCGACAACTTCGAAGACCTGAGCCGGTTCGTGGCCGGACTCGACCGCCTGGACACGTTCTCCAGCACCCTGACCGGGAAAAAGACTACGGCGCCGCGGGCTGCCTCCACCATCGAGTCCCGCCAGGACTCGCGGCTCGCGCTGGAACATGTCACGCTGCAGACGCCCAACCAGGAGCGCACACTGGTCACCGACCTGAGCGTGTCGATCAGTCCCGGCGAGGGACTGCTGATCGTCGGCGCCAGCGGCGGCGGCAAGAGTTCGCTGATGCGCGCGATCGCGGGGCTGTGGAACAGCGGCACCGGCCGCATCGTGCGGCCGGCGCCGCAGGACATGCTGTTCCTGCCCCAGCATCCGTACATGGTGGTCGGCAGCCTGCGCAGCCAGCTGCTCTACCCCAACCATGTCGGCCGGCGGGTAGCAGACGACGAGCTGCTGCAATTGCTGGATACCGTCAACCTGCGCGACATTGCCGGCCGCTTCGGCGGGCTCGACACGGAAGTGGACTGGAGCAAGGTGCTGTCGCTGGGCGAGCAGCAGCGCCTGACCATCGCGCGCGTGCTGCTGGCGAGGCCGCGCTATGTGATGCTGGACGAGGCCACCAGCGCCCTGGACATCATCAACGAAGAGGCCTTGTACCAGTTGCTGGCCGGCTTGCAGGCGACGCTGGTCAGCGTCAGCCACCGGCCCACGCTGCTGAAGTACCACCACCAGGTGCTGGAGCTGCCGGGCGACGGCAGCTGGCGCCTGCATCCGGCAAAGGAGTACCGATTCGGCTGGTAA
- a CDS encoding ferritin-like domain-containing protein: MADIEQDKVVGVLNRILEAELAGVVRYTHYSFLIFGFGRIPIVSWLREQANESLLHAQQAGEWITTLGAYPSLGIGELLDAHTQDIGAILRESLATEQEALALYRELLGLVEGRSVALEEYARQLIQLEELHAGEVEKMLRKPGAPMMPDPARRADPG; encoded by the coding sequence ATGGCGGACATCGAACAGGACAAGGTTGTCGGCGTGCTCAACCGGATCCTCGAGGCCGAGCTCGCCGGCGTGGTGCGCTACACGCACTATTCGTTCCTGATCTTCGGCTTCGGGCGCATCCCGATCGTGTCGTGGCTGCGCGAGCAGGCCAACGAGTCGCTGCTGCATGCGCAGCAGGCCGGCGAATGGATCACCACTCTTGGCGCTTATCCCTCGCTCGGCATCGGCGAGCTGCTGGACGCCCACACCCAGGATATCGGCGCGATCCTGCGCGAGTCGCTGGCCACGGAGCAGGAGGCGCTGGCGTTGTACCGGGAACTGCTCGGCCTGGTCGAGGGCCGCTCCGTTGCCCTGGAGGAGTATGCGCGGCAGTTGATCCAGCTCGAGGAGCTGCATGCAGGCGAGGTCGAGAAGATGCTGCGCAAGCCGGGCGCGCCAATGATGCCCGATCCTGCCAGACGCGCCGACCCCGGATAG